From a region of the Helianthus annuus cultivar XRQ/B chromosome 5, HanXRQr2.0-SUNRISE, whole genome shotgun sequence genome:
- the LOC110942085 gene encoding uncharacterized protein LOC110942085: MRSIHHHHHHHTPPLSTLSKWSSRHTPPPTGVLRRHFPNHVRTKPMAVTSSHLVVLTVNSPAAAGDISILIPTSVAFIFLYWIANFVVPGIIMKDLQADDANKDQNANDQNLN, translated from the exons ATGAGGTctatccatcaccaccaccaccaccatacacCACCACTATCCACCCTCTCAAAATGGTCCTCTAGACATACACCACCACCGACCGGAGTTTTACGACGACACTTTCCTAACCATGTGAGGACTAAACCCATGGCTGTCACCTCTTCTCATCTGGTGGTTCTTACTGTCAATTCACCCGCGGCTGCCGGAGATATCTCAATCTTGATTCCCACAAG TGTCGCGTTCATCTTTCTTTACTGGATCGCCAACTTTGTCGTACCAGGAATTATCATGAAGGATCTCCAAGCAGACGACGCAAATAAAGATCAAAACGCTAACGATCAAAATCTTAATTGA
- the LOC110942084 gene encoding uncharacterized protein LOC110942084 isoform X2 yields the protein MAASSTGFVSKAKTAFHSAAAKAEKVFTDIKKSDSSPDLDETNDSPTDVIVTKNARWRPEPIKTKHDWQERFKNMRFGKKGVQEADKSDDATMSFTMFDDNVLLPSRSPMSKEPEGGVLGSDDSNIDIIPSAAVLRQLAIGVETTRMVRSMKDLLMSSRDMSPVREKAGLNFSTVKSLVLRDKEDKNDTEFSADEKVVSLINSLLGAEGHFSGRKTNRKFEINTTIASLIKDLHGAPPGSFIVELAEAIGCLKTIRRMASFWCRVVAEIRRLWSEGQHIPGIPADETPDLNCCLLYQQMQVINCCISRKNRRAIVTESLDSVLKQANINDDMAPSNGETALMYARVSSGELVLRLGAATQCENLTMLETGEPVYAPVMQEQPLLTEDLVKETEEFILRTGSVGAGCSQLLSDMQAFKAANPGCILEDFVRWHSPPDWMEPATDDVSKDSLDGDNGSSRGHLSMRMQKEGNLWREIWETAKPVPAVKQSPLYDEDLSVEHILHGLEDFAPSDFFEQLYISLLCSGCAVAETKTSTNEYLYKLFLECKDYIVATCQGKNWFEKVDDICQVYDNVVMMVLNPDEFIRLTKHDDTATTGEQKGRFRRLSLVFGNKDKSHGKTPPKDPKSVEENPLRQSLTSLFSKKPPKAGNASPAEKPVSSIQNDWIDV from the exons ATGGCGGCGTCTTCAACTGGATTCGTCTCTAAAGCAAAAACCGCCTTCCATTCCGCCGCCGCTAAAGCCGAAAAAGTCTTCACTGACATCAAAAAATCCGATTCTTCCCCCGATCTAG ATGAGACCAATGATTCCCCAACAGATGTGATCGTTACAAAG AATGCGAGGTGGAGGCCGGAGCCGATCAAGACGAAACACGATTGGCAAGAGAGGTTTAAAAACATGAGGTTTGGGAAAAAGGGGGTGCAGGAAGCGGATAAAAGTGATGATGCAACGATGTCTTTTACAATGTTTGATGACAATGTGTTGTTACCGAGTAGAAGTCCGATGTCGAAG GAACCGGAAGGTGGTGTCTTGGGTTCAGATGATTCAAATATCGATATCATACCATCAGCAGCTGTGCTAAGGCAATTGGCTATTGGTGTTGA GACTACCAGAATGGTCAGGTCAATGAAAGATCTGTTAATGTCATCAAGAGACATGTCACCCGTGAGAGAGAAAGCCGGTTTAAACTTCTCTACAGTGAAATCACTAGTACTTAGGGATAAAGAAGATAAGAACGATACGGAATTTAGCGCTGATGAAAAAGTCGTTTCTCTTATAAACTCACTTCTTGGCGCAG AAGGGCATTTTTCTGGAAGGAAAACTAACCGTAAATTTGAGATAAATACAACAATTGCATCTTTAATAAAAGACCTTCATGGTGCGCCACCTGGCAGCTTTATTGTAGAGCTTGCGGAAGCCATTGGATGCTTGAAAACTATACGGAGAATGGCATCGTTTTGGTGTAGGGTTGTTGCTGAA ATAAGGAGACTATGGTCTGAAGGGCAACATATTCCCGGGATCCCTGCTGATGAAACTCCCGATTTAAATTGCTGTTTGTTGTATCAACAAATGCAAGTTATCAACTGTTGTATTTCAAGGAAAAACCGCCGTGCAATCGTCACAGAATCACTAGATTCCGTCTTGAAACAAGCCAATATTAATGATGACATGGCACCTTCAAATGGAGAAACGGCTCTAATGTATGCTAGAGTTAGCTCCGGAGAGCTTGTGCTTCGATTAGGAGCTGCTACACAATGTGAGAACTTAACAATGTTGGAAACTGGTGAACCCGTATATGCCCCCGTTATGCAG GAACAGCCTTTGCTCACAGAAGATCTTGTTAAGGAGACCGAGGAATTTATATTACGTACAGGGAG TGTTGGAGCTGGGTGCTCTCAGCTTCTCTCAGACATGCAGGCTTTCAAG GCTGCAAATCCGGGGTGCATATTGGAAGATTTTGTTAGATGGCATTCACCACCAGATTGGATGGAACCCGCTACAGATGACGTAAGCAAAGATTCTTTGGATGGTGATAATGGGTCTTCTAGAGGACACCTAAGTATGCGTATGCAGAAAGAAG GAAATTTGTGGAGAGAGATTTGGGAAACTGCAAAACCGGTACCCGCTGTCAAACAGTCTCCATTATACGATGAAGATTTGTCTGT AGAACACATTCTGCATGGCTTAGAGGATTTCGCACCTTCTGATTTTTTCGAGCAACTATATATTTCTCTC ttgTGTTCAGGATGCGCGGTTGCAGAGACAAAAACCTCAACTAACGAGTATCTGTACAAGCTGTTTCTCGAATGCAAAGACTACATCGTCGCGACTTGTCAAGGAAaaaattggtttgaaaaagtTGATGATATATGTCAG GTATACGACAATGTGGTGATGATGGTATTGAACCCCGACGAGTTCATTAGGCTCACAAAGCATGATGATACGGCTACAACCGGTGAACAAAAGGGTCGGTTTAGAAGGCTAAGCCTTGTGTTTGGTAACAAGGATAAGAGCCATGGGAAAACACCACCTAAAGACCCGAAAAGCGTGGAAGAAAACCCATTACGTCAATCGTTAACTTCATTATTTTCAAAGAAACCGCCAAAAGCCGGAAATGCATCTCCAGCTGAGAAACCAGTTAGTTCAATTCAAAATGATTGGATAGATGTATAA
- the LOC110942084 gene encoding uncharacterized protein LOC110942084 isoform X1, whose translation MAASSTGFVSKAKTAFHSAAAKAEKVFTDIKKSDSSPDLDETNDSPTDVIVTKEKNARWRPEPIKTKHDWQERFKNMRFGKKGVQEADKSDDATMSFTMFDDNVLLPSRSPMSKEPEGGVLGSDDSNIDIIPSAAVLRQLAIGVETTRMVRSMKDLLMSSRDMSPVREKAGLNFSTVKSLVLRDKEDKNDTEFSADEKVVSLINSLLGAEGHFSGRKTNRKFEINTTIASLIKDLHGAPPGSFIVELAEAIGCLKTIRRMASFWCRVVAEIRRLWSEGQHIPGIPADETPDLNCCLLYQQMQVINCCISRKNRRAIVTESLDSVLKQANINDDMAPSNGETALMYARVSSGELVLRLGAATQCENLTMLETGEPVYAPVMQEQPLLTEDLVKETEEFILRTGSVGAGCSQLLSDMQAFKAANPGCILEDFVRWHSPPDWMEPATDDVSKDSLDGDNGSSRGHLSMRMQKEGNLWREIWETAKPVPAVKQSPLYDEDLSVEHILHGLEDFAPSDFFEQLYISLLCSGCAVAETKTSTNEYLYKLFLECKDYIVATCQGKNWFEKVDDICQVYDNVVMMVLNPDEFIRLTKHDDTATTGEQKGRFRRLSLVFGNKDKSHGKTPPKDPKSVEENPLRQSLTSLFSKKPPKAGNASPAEKPVSSIQNDWIDV comes from the exons ATGGCGGCGTCTTCAACTGGATTCGTCTCTAAAGCAAAAACCGCCTTCCATTCCGCCGCCGCTAAAGCCGAAAAAGTCTTCACTGACATCAAAAAATCCGATTCTTCCCCCGATCTAG ATGAGACCAATGATTCCCCAACAGATGTGATCGTTACAAAG GAAAAGAATGCGAGGTGGAGGCCGGAGCCGATCAAGACGAAACACGATTGGCAAGAGAGGTTTAAAAACATGAGGTTTGGGAAAAAGGGGGTGCAGGAAGCGGATAAAAGTGATGATGCAACGATGTCTTTTACAATGTTTGATGACAATGTGTTGTTACCGAGTAGAAGTCCGATGTCGAAG GAACCGGAAGGTGGTGTCTTGGGTTCAGATGATTCAAATATCGATATCATACCATCAGCAGCTGTGCTAAGGCAATTGGCTATTGGTGTTGA GACTACCAGAATGGTCAGGTCAATGAAAGATCTGTTAATGTCATCAAGAGACATGTCACCCGTGAGAGAGAAAGCCGGTTTAAACTTCTCTACAGTGAAATCACTAGTACTTAGGGATAAAGAAGATAAGAACGATACGGAATTTAGCGCTGATGAAAAAGTCGTTTCTCTTATAAACTCACTTCTTGGCGCAG AAGGGCATTTTTCTGGAAGGAAAACTAACCGTAAATTTGAGATAAATACAACAATTGCATCTTTAATAAAAGACCTTCATGGTGCGCCACCTGGCAGCTTTATTGTAGAGCTTGCGGAAGCCATTGGATGCTTGAAAACTATACGGAGAATGGCATCGTTTTGGTGTAGGGTTGTTGCTGAA ATAAGGAGACTATGGTCTGAAGGGCAACATATTCCCGGGATCCCTGCTGATGAAACTCCCGATTTAAATTGCTGTTTGTTGTATCAACAAATGCAAGTTATCAACTGTTGTATTTCAAGGAAAAACCGCCGTGCAATCGTCACAGAATCACTAGATTCCGTCTTGAAACAAGCCAATATTAATGATGACATGGCACCTTCAAATGGAGAAACGGCTCTAATGTATGCTAGAGTTAGCTCCGGAGAGCTTGTGCTTCGATTAGGAGCTGCTACACAATGTGAGAACTTAACAATGTTGGAAACTGGTGAACCCGTATATGCCCCCGTTATGCAG GAACAGCCTTTGCTCACAGAAGATCTTGTTAAGGAGACCGAGGAATTTATATTACGTACAGGGAG TGTTGGAGCTGGGTGCTCTCAGCTTCTCTCAGACATGCAGGCTTTCAAG GCTGCAAATCCGGGGTGCATATTGGAAGATTTTGTTAGATGGCATTCACCACCAGATTGGATGGAACCCGCTACAGATGACGTAAGCAAAGATTCTTTGGATGGTGATAATGGGTCTTCTAGAGGACACCTAAGTATGCGTATGCAGAAAGAAG GAAATTTGTGGAGAGAGATTTGGGAAACTGCAAAACCGGTACCCGCTGTCAAACAGTCTCCATTATACGATGAAGATTTGTCTGT AGAACACATTCTGCATGGCTTAGAGGATTTCGCACCTTCTGATTTTTTCGAGCAACTATATATTTCTCTC ttgTGTTCAGGATGCGCGGTTGCAGAGACAAAAACCTCAACTAACGAGTATCTGTACAAGCTGTTTCTCGAATGCAAAGACTACATCGTCGCGACTTGTCAAGGAAaaaattggtttgaaaaagtTGATGATATATGTCAG GTATACGACAATGTGGTGATGATGGTATTGAACCCCGACGAGTTCATTAGGCTCACAAAGCATGATGATACGGCTACAACCGGTGAACAAAAGGGTCGGTTTAGAAGGCTAAGCCTTGTGTTTGGTAACAAGGATAAGAGCCATGGGAAAACACCACCTAAAGACCCGAAAAGCGTGGAAGAAAACCCATTACGTCAATCGTTAACTTCATTATTTTCAAAGAAACCGCCAAAAGCCGGAAATGCATCTCCAGCTGAGAAACCAGTTAGTTCAATTCAAAATGATTGGATAGATGTATAA
- the LOC110942083 gene encoding glycine-rich protein 23-like, translating into MASSPRFFLLLLLLVLGVFGVLLSTSSARKLTSEQSFRDEKTFYNGGGLGGGGGSGFGGGGGLGGGAGGGAGAGAGGGLGGGSGLGGGGGFGGGGGAGGGGGLGGGSGFGGGAGSGFGGGAGLGGGAGGGGGFGGGGGGGAGGGLGGGSGGGFGGGSGGGFGGGLP; encoded by the coding sequence ATGGCTTCTTCTCCTAgattctttcttcttcttcttcttcttgttcttgGTGTTTTTGGTGTTCTTCTTTCCACTTCCAGTGCCCGGAAATTGACTTCGGAACAGTCTTTTCGTGACGAAAAGACGTTCTATAATGGTGGCGGCCTTGGAGGCGGAGGTGGCAGTGGATTCGGTGGTGGTGGCGGATTAGGCGGCGGTGCTGGCGGTGGTGCTGGTGCTGGTGCTGGTGGAGGGTTAGGAGGTGGTTCTGGATTGGGAGGTGGAGGAGGGtttggtggaggtggtggtgctGGTGGAGGTGGTGGATTAGGAGGTGGATCAGGGTTTGGAGGAGGAGCCGGTAGTGGTTTTGGTGGTGGGGCCGGGCTTGGCGGAGGAGCAGGTGGTGGTGGAgggtttggtggtggtggtggtggtggtgctggagGTGGGCTTGGTGGTGGGTCTGGTGGAGGATTTGGTGGTGGTTCAGGTGGTGGTTTTGGTGGTGGATTGCCTTGA